The sequence below is a genomic window from Methanofollis sp..
TCTGATCTGATTATATTATCCTATTTTTATCTCTCAAATCTTCGGAATCGCCCGGATCCCTTCGGCAGAGGGTATGACCTTTGTCTGACAAATGGCGGGTGCATGACCCCTTTGTTTCCACTGGAGACCCCCTGCTTTTTCAAATAATACAATATGCCCGGATGATCCAGATCCGGGGCCGTGGTGGGATTATCCCGGGATCCTGTCCTGTTTCCTGAGGAACACCGGATCCGGTCGTCGGAGTGCGCCCTGACAGAATGGTCAGTTTTTTATATGGCCGCCCGTATCTTCTTTTTATGCGAAAACGACAGATAAACGCAATAATAAACATCGGATTGATCATATCTTTCTTTGTCGTAGGGCTCTCGTCGATAGTGCTTTTTTTCTTCCTTCCATCCGGGGGCGGGGGGTGGGGATGGGTCCATGCCGGCACCGGAGCGACGAACCTCAGGGTATTTCTCGGGGTTACCCGCGGCGACTGGGTGGACCTCCACAACATCACCGGTCTCCTCTTCATGGTCCTGATGGTCGTCCATATCGTCCTGCACATCCCATATTACCGGAACATCAGATCCTGCCTCTCTTCGGGCGAAAAAGAGACGTGCGACCGGGAGTGAGGGGGCGGTCGGGGCTGATGATATACTTTTATCATCATGTATCACCCCAAATTACATGATATAGCAATGTCGTGTACGATTATTGTCGGCGGATTTTTCGGGGATGAAGGAAAGGGCAAAATAGTGGCGCATATTGCCCACCAGGACCATCCCTCCATTATTTCCCGGGGCGGGGTCGGCCCCAATGCAGGCCACACTGTCACAGTCGGGGACCAGAACTACGGCGTGCGGATGATCCCGTCCGGTTTCGTCTACCCGAACGCAAAACTCTGCATCGGGAGCGGCGTCCTCGTCGATCCGCGTGTCTTCCTCCATGAGGTGGAGCTCCTTGACGTGGCGGACAGAACCTTTGTCGACGGCCGCTGCGGCATCATCGAGGAGGAGCACATAGCCAGGGACAGGGCAAGCGCCCATCTCTCGAAGAAGATCGGTTCGACCGGCACCGGCTGCGGCCCGGCAAACTCGGACCGCGTCCTGCGCATCTCCAGACAGGCAAAGGACGTCCCCGAACTCGCGCCCTATATCATCGATGTTGCCGAGGCTGTCAACGGCGCCATCGACGCGGAGGAGAATGTCCTCCTCGAAGGGACGCAGGGCTTTGGCATCTCCCTGTACTACGGGACCTATCCCTTTGTGACGAGCAAGGACACTTCCGCGTCCCAGATCGCCGCGGACAACGGTGTCGGCCCGACCAGGATCGACGATGTCATCGCCGTCTTCAAGGCCTACCCGACCCGCGTCGGCGAGGGGCCCTTCCAGACCGAGATGACCGCGGAGCAGTCGAACACCCTCGGCTTCCAGGAGTTCGGCACCGTCACCCACCGTCTCCGCAGGATCGGCGGCTGGGACGGGAAGATGGCCCGGTACTCGGCGATGATCAATGGCTGCACCATCGCCGCGATCACCGGCATCGACCATGTGGACCCGGCCTGTTTCGGTGCGACCTCGTACGATCAGCTCACCGAGAAGGCGATCGCCTTCCTCGACCAGGCCGAGAAGGACATCGGAGCACCGATAGGGCTCATCTCGACCGGCCCCGAGCTCTCGCAGATCGTCGACGTGAGGGATGAACTGTGAAGAGGTCCCTCCTCCCGATCCTCTGCTGCCCGGTCTGCAAGGGCGACCTCGAACTCCGCGTGGTCGAGGAGAAGGACGACGACGTCATTGAAGGCTCCCTTGTCTGCGGGGCCTGCGGGGTCGAGTACCCCATCAGGGAGAGCATCCCCAACCTCCTCCCGAAGACCGACCAGGACTGAATATGGACGTTTCCTGTGAGATCAGGCTCAATACTCGTGGTATAAACTCGATAGACCTCCCCGAACCCGTCAGTGCAGCGCCAGGCGACACGGTGTTAATCAGGCTCGTGAACGAGGGTTCCCCCCTCCACCTCACCCTCTCCGCAGCCGATGCCGGGAGGTTCACCGACTTCTGCCACGAAAACCTCTTTGTCGATACGACAGCCGAGGTGCCGATCTTTATCAGGAAAGATGTCTTCCCCGGGGCATTCGATATCGAGGTGATCACCGGGTACGGCACGAACCGGGCGAGGCTCGGTGTTGCCGTCAGTGAGCGGCCGAAACCTCCGGCCGAAGAACCGCCTCTCCCTGCTCCCGTGGCCGCAGAGCCCCGCCTGCCGGTGATCCCCTTTGCGGTCGTCGCCGCGGCCGCGCTCCTCTTTATCATCTATGCGGCCACGAAAATGGTCGCGTTTGAAGCCGCCGCTTTTATCGTCCTCGTTGCCGGGGTGCTCGCCGCATGGTTCCTGCGGCCCTGACCCTGGGTGCGGCCCTCGCCCTCGATCGGATCGTCGGCGACCCGCACACCCCCCTCCACCCTGTCGCCCTCTTCGGGCGGTTCGTGGGCTGGTGGGGGCGGCCGTCTCTCTATCCCGCCCCCCTCCAGCGGACGGCAGGAGTTGTGCTCTGGGCCGTCTCAGTCGTTCTCTTCGCCCTCCCCTTCTGGTGTGTCGAGAGTTTCGCGCCGGCCCTTCTCCTCCTCGTCTTCTCTCCCTTCCTTCTCAAGGCGACCTTTGCCTGGCGCTCCCTGGAGGAGCACGCGGGTGCGGTGGAGGCGGCCCTGACCTCGGGAAGTCTTGACGAGGGGCGCCGGGCGGCCGGGATGCTTGTCTCCCGGGACACCCGCGACCTCCCGGCCGAAGAGATCAGGTCGGCGGCGTACGAGTCGGTCGCAGAGAACCTCTCAGACTCGGTGATCGCCCCGCTCTTCTGGTTCGCCGTCTTCGCGCCCTTCGGCCTCGGCCTCACCGCGGCGGCCGTCTACAGGGCAATCAACTGCATGGACGCGATGCTCGGTTATACCGACGAGCGGGCACGCCTGGGCTGGTGCGCCGCACGGGCCGACGATATCGCAAACCTCCTCCCCTCCAGGGTATCGGGATGTGTCGGCCTCCTGTACTTCGGGTTGGAGGGGAGGTTCATGCCCGCGTGGCGTTGTCTCCTTGAAGACAGGCATAAAAGGCCGGGTTTCAATGGCGGGTGGCCGATGTCCGTCCTCGCCGGCGGGACAGGGGTGCGGTTCGCCAAGAGGGGTGTCTACCAGATCGGTCCGGGTGAGAAGAGCCTTGCAGCGGGTGGGGCCGATATAATCGGTTCAGTCCGCGGAATAACCCTCGTATTTTCGGTTTTTGCGATCATCGCACTATTTTTATGGGCATGACTGTCCAATAGATAGGAATAATGAAACTTGAGGAACTGAGGTACGGCACCGAGCTCCTGAAGCGGGGCTTTGCGTCCATGCAGAAGGGCGGGGTGATCATGGACGTGGTGAACGCCGAGCAGGCGCGGATCGCTGAAGAGGCGGGCGCCGTCGCGGTGATGGCCCTGGAAAGGGTTCCCGCGGACATCAGGAAGGCCGGCGGGGTGGCGCGGATGGCCGACCCCGAGAAGGTCCTCGAGATCATCGATACCGTCTCCATCCCGGTGATGGGCAAGGTGCGGATCGGCCACTTTGTCGAGGCGCAGGTCCTTGAAGCGATCGGTGTCGACATGATCGACGAGAGCGAGGTTCTGACCCCGGCCGACGAGGAGTACCACATCGACAAGGCACGCTTCACCGTGCCGTTTGTCTGCGGCGCCCGGAATCTCGGGGAGGCGATGCGCCGGATCAACGAGGGCGCGGCAATGATCAGGACGAAGGGCGAGGCCGGCACCGGCAACGTTGTCGAGGCCGTCCGGCACATGCGGGCTATCCAGGGCGAGATCAGGGAACTTGTCGGCATGGACGAGCAGGAACTCCGTGCCCGCGCCCGCGCGATCGAGGCGCCGTACGAGGTTCTTGCCGAGACGGTGAAGAGAGGCCGTCTCCCTGTCGTGAACTTCTCGGCAGGCGGGATCGCAACCCCGTCGGACGCCGCCCTGATGATGCAGATGGGCGCGGACGGCGTCTTCGTGGGCTCAGGGATCTTCAAGTCCTCGAACCCGGAGAAGATGGCGAAGGCGGTCGTCGAGGCCGTCCACCACTACACGGACGCGAAGCTCATCGCCGAAGTGAGTCGCGGCATCGGCGACCCGATGAAGGGCCTGGATATCCACGAACTGAAAGACGAAGAGAGGCTGCAGGAGCGTGGCTGGTAAGAAGGTCGGCGTCCTCGCCCTTCAGGGCGACGTCTCCGAGCATATCAGGGCCTTCGAGGAGGCCCTCGGCGGCGAGGGGGAGGTTGTCCCTGTCCGTTCCCCGGCCGATCTTGCGGGGTGCGACGCCCTTGCCCTGCCCGGCGGGGAGTCGACGACGATCGCCCGCCTGATCGACGAGAGCGGCCTCCGTGAGGCGATCAGCACCTTCGACGGCGGGATCTTCGCGACCTGTGCCGGAATGGTGCTGGTGGCAGCAGGGATCGGCGACACCCGCTTCACCCCTCTCGGCATCGTCGATATCGTCGTGGACAGGAATGCCTTCGGGCGGCAGCGCGAGTCCTTCGAGGCCGACCTCCTGGTGACGGGCCTCGACGCCCCCTTCCACGCGGTCTTTATCAGGGCGCCCCTCGCGGTCAGTGCCGGCCCCGGCGTGGAGGTGCTCGCCACCGTGCCGCAGGGGATCGTGGCGGTGCGGCAGGGGGAGCATATGGTCCTCTCCTTCCATCCCGAACTCGGCGGCGACCTCCGGCTCCACCGGATGTTCCTTGCCGGGCTCTGACAATATTTTTCTTTTTTTGGCCCGGAAGATACCGCGATAGCTGGTTTTCGATGGGTCTGTTTTGCTCTCCTCCTGTCAGGCAGGGTTCCTGAAAAAAAGTATTCACTCTGTCTGATTTCCGCGGGGCGGCTCGCTATATTTATTAATTGAACAAATAGATATATTAATAATATATGCCGCCTTCCATGATCACGATCCCCATGGAGCATAAGACCGCAGTAATTCCGATAACTTTCATCAAAGATCTCTTCAATGCAGGGAAAACCACGGGCCTTCCTGTGGTGGACGTCGTCGCCTTCGAGGCATATGGCTCGCTGATCAACCTGGGGAGGGGCTATCCCGGCGGGAGATACTCATCTGAAAAAGTCTGCATAAAGATGGATTTCCCGGGGAGAATCCATTACTATCGCCTTGACTGGATATGGGCGGGCGGGCTCTATGGTTCGAGGTTCAGCGGACCTTCGGAGACATGGGAGGGAGAGGATTTCGTGACAGACGACGCAGAGGTCTGTTACCTCCCTTCTCTGGACACCTCTGGAGATGCAGAGTTCAGGGACATCTTCGATGCCTCCCGATCCCCGCGGCACCGCTGTGCGTTGAAGGCATGGAAGAAGGGCGAAGACCTGGTCCTCAGGTTCACGTACGCAGAACAGCAGGAACCGGTTCCGGGGCTGGCATTACAGACGACAATACAATGCAGGACTGCCGATCCTGCGATGATCAAAATGGAAGATGCTCGTCTGAAACACTCCCTTCTTCTCCATCCGCAATGAGAAGGCGGTCACGCATTGCCCCGGCATACCACCGGAAACGGCTTTGTAGAATCGGTCATGAGTCGGGAGCACGCCTCAGGCATACCGCATGAAAACTGTTCTGAGGAGGTTCGTCTGGTCGACGTGCCTTCCCGCACGCTCGCGCCGGGGGCAGCGCCCCCGGCGTGAAGATGTGGGAAGGGTTGATGATCAGGCGTGCCGCCCTGACCGCAGAATCTTCACCGCCGTCTCACACCGGGGGGCGTTGCCCCCGGACCCTCCACGGATGAAGATAGCCGAGGGGCGGCAATTGAACAGTATCCTTCAGGTGCCCTGTTGCAAGGAGAGGAATCAAGTATCCCTCCGCACTCAGGAGAACTGCAACGAGAAATTTTCATCACGTATGCTTGAGCCAGGGGTTCATGCCTGATTCTACAGTGCCCAGGAAACCTTATTACATCAGCGATTTTCCCGGTCCTTTGTTTCCGTTTCCTGGGTTGCGTACTGGAACATGACGGAAAAACGTGTCCCGCCGCCTGATGAAAACCTGAGGGTTCCCCCGATCTGATCGGAAAGGGCCGATACCAGTCGCAGTCCGAGCGTCTCCTCATTGTCGATGGAGATATTGGCGGGCAGTCCGGTCCCGTCGTCCTCGACCCTGAGACTGAGTCGCCCCCCGGACTCCTGCCTCAGGCTG
It includes:
- a CDS encoding DUF4405 domain-containing protein, which codes for MRKRQINAIINIGLIISFFVVGLSSIVLFFFLPSGGGGWGWVHAGTGATNLRVFLGVTRGDWVDLHNITGLLFMVLMVVHIVLHIPYYRNIRSCLSSGEKETCDRE
- a CDS encoding adenylosuccinate synthetase codes for the protein MSCTIIVGGFFGDEGKGKIVAHIAHQDHPSIISRGGVGPNAGHTVTVGDQNYGVRMIPSGFVYPNAKLCIGSGVLVDPRVFLHEVELLDVADRTFVDGRCGIIEEEHIARDRASAHLSKKIGSTGTGCGPANSDRVLRISRQAKDVPELAPYIIDVAEAVNGAIDAEENVLLEGTQGFGISLYYGTYPFVTSKDTSASQIAADNGVGPTRIDDVIAVFKAYPTRVGEGPFQTEMTAEQSNTLGFQEFGTVTHRLRRIGGWDGKMARYSAMINGCTIAAITGIDHVDPACFGATSYDQLTEKAIAFLDQAEKDIGAPIGLISTGPELSQIVDVRDEL
- a CDS encoding methytransferase partner Trm112; the encoded protein is MKRSLLPILCCPVCKGDLELRVVEEKDDDVIEGSLVCGACGVEYPIRESIPNLLPKTDQD
- the cbiB gene encoding adenosylcobinamide-phosphate synthase CbiB; its protein translation is MVPAALTLGAALALDRIVGDPHTPLHPVALFGRFVGWWGRPSLYPAPLQRTAGVVLWAVSVVLFALPFWCVESFAPALLLLVFSPFLLKATFAWRSLEEHAGAVEAALTSGSLDEGRRAAGMLVSRDTRDLPAEEIRSAAYESVAENLSDSVIAPLFWFAVFAPFGLGLTAAAVYRAINCMDAMLGYTDERARLGWCAARADDIANLLPSRVSGCVGLLYFGLEGRFMPAWRCLLEDRHKRPGFNGGWPMSVLAGGTGVRFAKRGVYQIGPGEKSLAAGGADIIGSVRGITLVFSVFAIIALFLWA
- the pdxS gene encoding pyridoxal 5'-phosphate synthase lyase subunit PdxS, with translation MKLEELRYGTELLKRGFASMQKGGVIMDVVNAEQARIAEEAGAVAVMALERVPADIRKAGGVARMADPEKVLEIIDTVSIPVMGKVRIGHFVEAQVLEAIGVDMIDESEVLTPADEEYHIDKARFTVPFVCGARNLGEAMRRINEGAAMIRTKGEAGTGNVVEAVRHMRAIQGEIRELVGMDEQELRARARAIEAPYEVLAETVKRGRLPVVNFSAGGIATPSDAALMMQMGADGVFVGSGIFKSSNPEKMAKAVVEAVHHYTDAKLIAEVSRGIGDPMKGLDIHELKDEERLQERGW
- the pdxT gene encoding pyridoxal 5'-phosphate synthase glutaminase subunit PdxT, producing the protein MAGKKVGVLALQGDVSEHIRAFEEALGGEGEVVPVRSPADLAGCDALALPGGESTTIARLIDESGLREAISTFDGGIFATCAGMVLVAAGIGDTRFTPLGIVDIVVDRNAFGRQRESFEADLLVTGLDAPFHAVFIRAPLAVSAGPGVEVLATVPQGIVAVRQGEHMVLSFHPELGGDLRLHRMFLAGL